The proteins below come from a single Dinghuibacter silviterrae genomic window:
- a CDS encoding aspartate aminotransferase family protein, whose protein sequence is MQLFDVYPLNDITITEARGSRVYDDKGQEYLDLYGGHAVISIGHTHPHYIQRLTSQLGKVGFYSNSVRIPGQVELARLLGEVSGREDYQLFLCNSGAEANENALKLASFYNGRKKIVAFRKSFHGRTSLAVAATDNPSIVAPVNATADIVFLPFNDVETLETFFAKEGSQVSSVIIEGIQGVGGINVASTAFLQAIRRLCDQYDAIFIADSVQCGYGRSGKFYSHDHSGVSADIYSMAKGMGNGFPVAGISIAPKLHPKYGMLGTTFGGNHLACAAALAVLEVIAKDGLIAHAAKLGAYWMEELRKFKQIKEVRGEGLMIGLDLGDEWKDLKKNLLAKHRIFTGESKPNVIRLLPALNLEQADADRFLEALHTEFKNS, encoded by the coding sequence ATGCAACTTTTCGACGTATATCCACTCAACGACATAACCATCACCGAAGCCCGGGGTTCCCGGGTCTATGACGACAAAGGACAAGAATACCTGGACCTGTACGGGGGTCACGCGGTCATTTCGATCGGGCATACCCATCCGCACTATATACAACGCCTGACCAGCCAGCTCGGCAAGGTCGGGTTTTATTCCAACTCGGTCCGTATCCCCGGCCAGGTGGAGCTGGCTCGGTTGCTGGGCGAAGTATCGGGTAGGGAAGACTACCAGCTTTTCCTTTGCAACAGCGGGGCGGAGGCGAATGAGAACGCGCTGAAACTGGCGTCGTTTTATAACGGCCGCAAAAAAATCGTGGCTTTCCGCAAGTCGTTCCACGGGCGGACGTCCCTGGCGGTAGCGGCCACGGATAACCCTTCGATCGTGGCGCCTGTCAATGCAACGGCGGACATCGTTTTTCTCCCGTTTAACGACGTGGAGACGCTGGAGACCTTTTTTGCAAAGGAAGGGAGCCAGGTGTCTTCGGTGATCATCGAAGGCATACAAGGGGTGGGGGGCATCAACGTGGCCAGCACCGCTTTTCTCCAGGCCATCCGCCGGCTTTGTGACCAGTACGACGCCATATTTATCGCGGACTCGGTGCAGTGTGGGTATGGCAGGAGCGGGAAGTTCTATTCCCACGACCACAGCGGGGTAAGCGCGGACATCTATTCGATGGCCAAAGGGATGGGGAACGGTTTCCCGGTGGCGGGGATCTCCATCGCGCCAAAGCTGCACCCGAAATACGGGATGCTGGGGACCACCTTCGGGGGGAATCATCTGGCGTGTGCAGCCGCGCTGGCGGTGCTGGAAGTTATCGCGAAAGACGGGCTGATCGCGCACGCGGCAAAGCTGGGGGCGTATTGGATGGAAGAGCTCCGGAAGTTCAAACAGATCAAAGAGGTCAGAGGGGAAGGGTTGATGATCGGGCTTGACCTCGGCGATGAATGGAAGGACCTGAAGAAAAACCTGCTGGCCAAACACCGGATCTTTACAGGGGAATCAAAGCCGAATGTGATCCGGCTGCTGCCCGCGCTCAACCTGGAGCAGGCGGACGCGGACCGGTTCCTGGAGGCGCTGCACACAGAATTCAAAAATTCATAA
- a CDS encoding argininosuccinate synthase — MQKIVLGFSGGLDTTYCVKYLSDERGYEVHSVTVNTGGFSAEELKQIEAHAYRLGVKSHTTVDAVKGYYDRIIRYLVYGNVLKNNTYPLSVSAERLSQAIAIAEHVKKIGAVAVAHGSTGAGNDQVRFDMIFHIMIPGVEIITPIRDLRLSREEEIEYLKTKGVEMNAEKAKYSINKGLWGTSVGGKETLNSRGFLPEAAWPTQVTKTGEEEVKLTFVKGELTGINDKTFAHPTEAIQYLQTLAGPYGIGRDIHVGDTIIGIKGRVGFEAAAPVVILKAHHALEKHVLTKWQLNWKDQLALFYGNWLHEGQILDPVMRDIEAFFTSAQDKVSGDVYVQLKPYHFQVTGIESVHDLMNSRFGKYGEMNNGWTGEDVRGFSKIFGNQTVIWSLVNEVAAPATGGPATGGQDAAAAKSGGHV; from the coding sequence ATGCAAAAGATTGTCCTGGGTTTCAGCGGTGGGCTGGATACGACGTATTGCGTAAAATACCTGAGCGATGAACGGGGATACGAGGTTCACTCGGTGACCGTGAACACCGGCGGTTTTTCCGCCGAAGAACTGAAACAGATCGAGGCCCACGCCTACCGCCTGGGGGTAAAAAGCCATACGACCGTTGACGCGGTAAAGGGATATTATGACCGCATCATCCGCTACCTGGTGTACGGAAATGTGCTGAAGAACAATACCTATCCCCTGAGCGTGAGCGCGGAGCGCCTGAGCCAGGCGATCGCCATCGCGGAGCATGTCAAAAAGATAGGCGCCGTGGCAGTGGCTCACGGAAGCACCGGGGCAGGCAACGACCAGGTCCGGTTCGACATGATTTTTCACATCATGATCCCCGGGGTGGAAATCATCACCCCCATCCGCGACCTGCGGCTGAGCCGGGAGGAAGAGATCGAATACCTGAAGACGAAAGGGGTGGAGATGAACGCGGAAAAGGCGAAATACTCCATCAACAAAGGTCTTTGGGGGACGAGCGTTGGCGGCAAGGAAACGCTGAACTCCAGGGGTTTTCTTCCGGAGGCCGCGTGGCCTACCCAGGTGACCAAAACCGGGGAAGAAGAGGTTAAGCTCACCTTTGTCAAGGGGGAGCTGACGGGGATCAACGACAAGACGTTTGCCCACCCGACCGAAGCCATCCAATACCTGCAAACCCTGGCCGGACCTTATGGGATCGGCCGTGACATACACGTCGGGGACACGATCATCGGGATCAAGGGCCGCGTCGGTTTTGAGGCGGCGGCACCGGTGGTCATCCTGAAAGCCCACCACGCCCTGGAAAAACACGTTTTGACCAAGTGGCAACTGAACTGGAAGGACCAGCTGGCGTTGTTTTATGGGAACTGGCTCCACGAAGGCCAGATCCTGGACCCGGTCATGCGGGACATAGAGGCCTTCTTTACCAGCGCCCAGGACAAAGTCAGCGGGGACGTCTACGTACAGCTCAAGCCCTATCACTTCCAGGTCACGGGGATCGAATCGGTCCATGACCTGATGAACAGCCGCTTTGGGAAATACGGGGAGATGAACAACGGGTGGACCGGCGAGGACGTCCGTGGGTTTTCAAAAATATTCGGCAACCAGACGGTGATCTGGAGCCTTGTCAACGAAGTGGCGGCGCCCGCAACGGGTGGCCCCGCAACGGGCGGCCAGGACGCGGCTGCCGCAAAATCCGGCGGTCATGTCTAG
- the argC gene encoding N-acetyl-gamma-glutamyl-phosphate reductase, which translates to MSSGAQARGGAAPIRVGIVGGAGYTGGELIRILLRHPHVTLTAIHSRSNAGQPLYKVHTDLLGDTDLVFTDVLPTEVDVLFLCMGHGESKKFMEATPPAPQVRIIDLSQDYRLDEKGVRALIGGKPIVYGLPEYQREAIKKAAHVANPGCFATAIQLGLLPLAKEGWLEEAYTTGITGSTGAGQSLQATTQFSWRADNVSAYKTLTHQHLREVRQTLKALNPLVEPPVHFVPWRGNFTRGIFVSSTVTCAAPLKDIQEAYRRYYEGHPFTHVSSEPIDLKQVIQTNKCLIQLEQAGDKLVVHSAIDNLLKGASGQAVQNMNLMFGLEEKAGLDLKAGSF; encoded by the coding sequence ATGTCTAGCGGGGCGCAGGCCCGGGGGGGCGCCGCCCCCATCCGGGTGGGCATCGTCGGCGGCGCCGGCTATACCGGTGGCGAACTGATCCGTATTTTACTGAGGCACCCCCACGTCACCCTGACGGCCATCCATAGCCGCAGCAACGCAGGCCAACCCCTGTACAAGGTCCATACGGACCTGCTCGGGGATACCGACCTCGTGTTTACGGACGTCCTCCCAACGGAGGTGGATGTTTTGTTCCTGTGTATGGGACACGGGGAATCGAAGAAATTCATGGAAGCGACGCCGCCTGCGCCGCAGGTCCGGATCATCGACCTGAGCCAGGATTACCGGCTGGATGAAAAAGGGGTGCGGGCCCTCATCGGCGGTAAGCCGATCGTTTACGGCCTGCCGGAATACCAGCGGGAGGCGATCAAAAAAGCCGCGCACGTGGCCAACCCGGGTTGTTTCGCGACGGCCATACAACTGGGTCTTCTGCCCCTGGCAAAGGAAGGCTGGCTGGAAGAGGCCTATACGACCGGTATCACGGGCTCGACGGGTGCGGGCCAGTCGCTCCAGGCGACGACCCAGTTTAGCTGGAGGGCGGACAACGTGTCGGCCTACAAAACGCTGACGCACCAACACCTGCGGGAAGTCCGCCAAACCCTTAAGGCGTTGAATCCCCTGGTAGAGCCGCCGGTACACTTTGTACCCTGGAGGGGGAATTTCACCCGGGGCATCTTTGTCAGCAGCACGGTCACCTGCGCCGCGCCATTAAAGGACATACAGGAGGCGTACCGACGATATTACGAAGGCCACCCCTTTACCCACGTCAGCTCCGAGCCGATCGACCTGAAGCAGGTGATCCAGACCAACAAGTGTCTGATCCAGCTGGAACAGGCGGGCGACAAGCTGGTGGTGCACTCGGCCATCGATAACCTGCTCAAGGGGGCCAGCGGGCAGGCGGTACAGAATATGAACCTGATGTTCGGTCTGGAGGAGAAAGCGGGGCTTGACCTGAAGGCCGGAAGTTTTTAA
- a CDS encoding M20 family metallo-hydrolase — MPHLYEDCVELLKSLIRTPSLSREEDGTATILENFLRSKGVPVNRYLNNVWAVNRHFDPARPTLLLNSHHDTVKPNPQYTRDPFDPAVEDGRLYGLGSNDAGGCLVSLVGAFLHFYERGGLKHNLAVAITAEEEISGRNGVEALLPMLPPIEAGIVGEPTKMNLAVAEKGLMVLDGVAHGRAGHAAREEGENALYKALDDIQWFRKYRFEKESAWLGPVKMSVTVIETENKAHNVVPAVCRFTVDVRVTDAYTHEEVLDIIRAHVASEVVPRSMRMRATRIDDRHPLVLAGLALGRSPYGSPTSSDKALMPFPALKCGPGDSARSHTADEYIHLAEIKEGLEGYIAMLERVVQKH, encoded by the coding sequence ATGCCGCACTTATACGAAGATTGCGTGGAGTTATTGAAGTCCCTGATCCGGACGCCTTCGCTTAGCAGGGAAGAGGACGGGACGGCGACCATACTGGAAAATTTTCTGCGTTCAAAGGGTGTCCCGGTGAACCGTTACCTGAACAACGTATGGGCCGTCAACCGGCACTTCGATCCGGCCAGGCCTACGCTCCTGTTGAATTCGCACCACGATACGGTCAAACCCAATCCGCAATATACCCGGGACCCGTTTGACCCCGCCGTAGAGGACGGGCGCCTGTACGGTCTGGGGAGCAACGATGCGGGGGGCTGCCTGGTGTCTCTGGTAGGCGCCTTTTTGCACTTTTACGAGCGCGGCGGCCTGAAGCATAACCTCGCGGTAGCGATTACTGCGGAAGAAGAGATTTCGGGACGTAACGGGGTGGAGGCTTTGCTGCCGATGCTGCCGCCGATCGAAGCGGGAATCGTGGGGGAGCCTACGAAAATGAACCTGGCGGTAGCGGAAAAGGGGTTGATGGTACTCGACGGGGTGGCCCACGGAAGGGCGGGTCACGCGGCCCGGGAAGAGGGGGAAAACGCGTTGTACAAGGCACTCGACGACATCCAATGGTTCCGGAAGTACCGGTTTGAAAAAGAGTCGGCCTGGCTGGGCCCCGTAAAGATGAGCGTTACCGTCATCGAAACGGAAAACAAAGCCCACAATGTCGTGCCCGCCGTTTGCCGGTTTACCGTGGACGTCCGGGTGACGGATGCCTATACGCACGAGGAAGTGCTGGACATTATCCGGGCACACGTCGCCTCGGAAGTGGTGCCCCGGTCGATGCGGATGCGGGCGACGCGGATCGACGACCGCCACCCGCTCGTGCTGGCGGGGCTGGCGCTGGGACGCTCGCCTTACGGGTCGCCAACCAGCTCCGACAAGGCGCTGATGCCGTTTCCGGCGTTGAAGTGCGGACCGGGGGACAGTGCGCGAAGCCATACGGCGGATGAATACATTCACCTCGCAGAGATAAAGGAGGGATTGGAGGGGTATATCGCCATGCTGGAGCGCGTGGTGCAAAAACATTGA
- a CDS encoding N-acetylornithine carbamoyltransferase yields the protein MQNFLSVHDVPDINRLIDSALAYKANPLKDNTLGAGKRIGLLFLNPSLRTRLSTQVAARNLGMEAIVFNVDKEGWALEFEEGAIMSGSTVEHVKDAAPVLGQYFDVLCIRTFPSLKNREDDYSELYIKQFVKHAGVPVVSLESATLHPLQSLTDLITIREAYTAARKPKIVLTWAPHVKPLPQCVANSFAQWVNAWGEADFVITHPEDYELSEEFTKGARITHDQDEALKDADFVYVKNWSTFNDYGKIYSNDPDWMLTEEKLQLTNKARVMHCLPVRRNVELSDEILDSPASLVTREAGNRVWAAQAVLAEILKGA from the coding sequence ATGCAAAACTTCTTGTCTGTGCACGACGTGCCGGATATCAACCGGCTTATCGACAGCGCGCTGGCGTACAAGGCGAACCCCCTCAAGGACAACACCTTAGGCGCGGGGAAGCGGATCGGGCTGCTTTTTCTGAATCCCAGCCTCAGGACCCGTCTGAGCACACAGGTGGCGGCGCGTAACCTGGGGATGGAGGCGATCGTTTTTAACGTGGATAAGGAGGGATGGGCCCTGGAATTCGAGGAAGGAGCCATCATGAGCGGCAGCACGGTGGAACACGTCAAAGACGCAGCCCCGGTATTGGGGCAATACTTCGACGTGTTGTGCATCCGTACTTTTCCTAGCCTAAAGAACCGGGAAGACGATTATAGTGAACTATATATCAAGCAGTTCGTCAAGCACGCCGGGGTTCCGGTGGTGAGCCTGGAGAGCGCAACGCTCCACCCCCTCCAAAGCCTGACGGACCTGATCACCATCAGGGAAGCGTATACCGCGGCGCGGAAACCAAAGATCGTCCTGACCTGGGCGCCCCACGTCAAACCATTGCCCCAGTGTGTCGCCAATTCTTTTGCGCAGTGGGTGAATGCCTGGGGAGAAGCCGACTTTGTCATCACCCACCCGGAGGACTACGAGTTGTCTGAAGAATTCACCAAGGGCGCCCGGATCACGCACGACCAGGACGAGGCGCTGAAAGACGCGGACTTTGTGTATGTAAAGAACTGGAGCACCTTCAACGACTACGGCAAAATCTATAGCAACGACCCGGACTGGATGCTGACCGAGGAAAAGCTGCAATTGACCAACAAGGCGCGGGTGATGCACTGTCTGCCCGTACGCCGCAACGTCGAGCTGAGCGACGAAATCCTGGACAGCCCGGCGAGCCTGGTCACCCGCGAGGCGGGGAACAGGGTTTGGGCGGCGCAGGCGGTCCTGGCGGAAATCTTAAAAGGCGCATGA
- the argB gene encoding acetylglutamate kinase, whose product MTQLFVIKIGGNVIDHPQALDAFLEDFAGIPGPRILVHGGGKIATRLGEQLGIVSQYVQGRRITDDATIDLVTMVYGGLVNKQVVAALQAKGCNAIGLTGADAGCIPADKRPVKTIDYGWVGDIDPGKVNTGALGALLDAGLVPVMAPLTHDGKGHMLNTNADTIASALAVALSGSYAVRLIYCFEKKGVLEDLQNEDSVIPLINRENHARLLAEGKLADGIIPKIDNAFAAIDAGVKEVLIGDAADLRVNVTGAVSGTLIVS is encoded by the coding sequence ATGACACAACTCTTTGTCATAAAGATCGGCGGTAATGTGATCGACCATCCGCAGGCCCTGGACGCGTTCCTGGAAGACTTTGCCGGTATCCCCGGCCCCAGGATCCTGGTCCACGGGGGCGGAAAGATCGCCACCCGTCTCGGGGAGCAACTGGGGATCGTTTCTCAATATGTACAGGGCCGGCGGATCACCGACGACGCCACCATCGACCTGGTGACCATGGTCTATGGTGGGCTGGTCAACAAACAGGTCGTGGCGGCCCTGCAGGCCAAAGGCTGCAACGCCATCGGACTGACGGGCGCGGACGCCGGGTGTATCCCCGCGGACAAACGACCGGTGAAGACGATCGACTATGGCTGGGTAGGGGACATTGACCCCGGGAAGGTCAATACGGGCGCCCTGGGAGCCTTGCTGGACGCCGGGCTGGTCCCGGTCATGGCCCCACTGACCCATGACGGGAAGGGGCACATGCTCAATACCAACGCGGATACCATCGCCTCCGCCCTGGCCGTGGCCCTGTCGGGATCTTATGCGGTGCGCCTGATCTATTGTTTTGAGAAAAAAGGGGTCCTCGAAGACCTGCAAAACGAAGACTCGGTGATCCCACTGATCAACCGGGAAAATCATGCACGCCTCCTGGCGGAAGGAAAGCTCGCGGACGGAATCATCCCAAAGATCGACAACGCCTTTGCCGCCATCGACGCGGGCGTAAAGGAGGTTTTGATCGGGGACGCGGCCGATTTGCGCGTCAATGTGACGGGCGCGGTTTCCGGGACATTGATCGTATCTTAG